From bacterium:
AAAACTTGGCATGACGAGTGCTGACGTTTGGCATCATACCTGACCCTCCGCAGAGAGGGATGCCGGTCCAACGCTCGCGCTCATCGGCGGCGCGCAGCGCCGTCCGCTGCATGCTCTTGTTAGGCGCTCACGGTTGTTAGGCGCGCTCACGGTCTTTGGCTGTATCTCCCAATCCACCAAGACACAAGCAAGGCAAATGCCGCGAGCTGCGTGGGAACCTCGACGAAGCCGAGGAACGGGCTCGGCGAGGTTGGGCCAGCATTGGGTTTCAAGTAGACCCAGCCCTCTATGGACCCTGGCCCGGGCATAGTAACCGACCATACACTGAACACCAGCAAGAGACCGAGAAGGGCCAGGAATCTCCTTCTGAAGCTCCATTCGGCGAGTGTTTTCAGGAAGGGAACTAGAGCAGCGCCGAATAGCAGACCTCGCAGAACTTGCGCAGGAATGAGCCATGTCTCGACGTGTCGCCATTCAGCAGGATCGTGAGGGTTTCGCATCCATGGATCGAATAGACCCGCATCAATCTGCTCCTTGTATATCAGCGAATAAGCCAGCGTACCCACGGCAAGGTAGGTCACGCAATGGACGAAGGTTACCCATGCCCCGAAGGTAACATAGTTTCGGACTCGAAGCTCTGTCGCCAGTGTCTTCACACATTGCCTCCGTTGTTGCGCGAGCGCCTAACGCTCGCGCTCATCGGCGGGGTCGCGCAGCGAACCGTCCGCTGCAACCGGTTGTTAGCGGGCTGGTTGGCACACTGGTCATTCGTATGGCCCGAGAAACCGCTCGCCGTTGAAGTGGATAATGTGCGAGGGCGCATCGGCGACCCACACCTCGGTTTCCCATGCGATGGCGTTCAGGTACTTCGTCATCGCTCGCCGTGTCAGAAATGCGGTTACGAAGACGAGGCCAGACCGAGCAGAGCCGAACACAACCTTGAGCTCGTTGTGCCTCTTGACCCCGATGGGGCCGTGACTGGTCACGGCTTCGATCAGAACAAGCCAGTCCTTGTCGCGTAGATGAACAACTACATCGGGCATCTTCCCGTGTTCGTCGATCTCTACGCCGAGGTCCTCCAAGTAGCCGACTTCCACGTGTCGCTGTCTTTGCCCCGTGTCACCTAGGTAGACGACCACGCCCCCAGGGGTGAACCGAGGGCAAAAGCCCTCGATGATCCTCTGGACGAGCTCGTTCTGCCCGCCTGCCGTCAGCGGCACCTTCTTTCCGTTCGGCAGCCTGACCGCAACAAGCGCCATGTCGCGCTCGCGAGGTTGAAGGCGTCCGAGTGCGTCGGCTGCGGCCACATATGCGGTCAAGGACTCCGCCCAAGCGCGTGAGCCGAACGTTCGGGCCAGCCTCAAGAGGGTCGGAGCGATCTGGTAGCGATTGGCGGGGCTATTCACTGGGCGACGAGGATCGTCAGGATTGGCCACCACCAAGCCCATTTGGACGAACTGGTGGACGGTGAAGCGCCTCACGGTCTCCCGCGTGTTCGGAGCGTATTCCTTGCCGAACTGGTCGCGAAACACATTCATCATCTCAGTGATGCCGAGCATCGGATCCGCCGCGGCCCCCCAGGACTTGCTGGGGGTCATGCCGAGAAGTGCGAGGAGAACGAGGGCGGAACGCTCGTTCTGCTGTTCTTTCGGTACGTTCAGCGAGGCGAGTATCTTGAGACCCTGGTCGATGCGCTTTGCTGCCGCACCACGCCTGTTGGCGGGTCTCTTAGCCATGGAAGAGCACCTCATCGATGAGGCGATCGAGCTCTTCTTGGCTTGGAAAGGCTGATCCAATCCGGCGCCCCAGCGCGATGAGACCGGCGCGTTGAGGGTACGGCAAGGACCGCAGGTCGGAAGCGTTCACCTGCGTATGACCGCTAAACTGCCGAAAGAACGCGTCCACGAGCGATGAGTTCAGGTACGCAGCAAGCCCCTTTGCAAGCGATGCTGTCAGTCCGGAACCACGCTCATGGAAGTAATTCAGGTGGTTCTCGAAGGCGACTTGGCTCGCGGTGACGCGCGTGGGGTCGTAGACCGCTGCGACGATTCGGCGGCGCTCCTCTTTCGAAGAGAATCGCTTCGTCAACACATAGTGCCCTCTCGGGACAAGAAGTTCTTCCGCGCTTGGGCCGAGAGCGAGAGCGTTCGGCTTGCGCGTTCGCCCATTGGGCCACTCCACGAAACCCTGCTTGAAGTGACAGGGATAAACGAGCGGCACCGTGTTCCTTCCGGCGTGGGCGCGAAGCAGGTCTCGCGCTCGAAAGTCTACGACTCGTCCTGTAGACACCGTCAGGCCCAGATCGAGGAGTGCTCCTCCCAAGCTACTGATCTGATCTCGGGTAGCCTTGCCAGCTGTTTCCGGGACGACATGAATGACCGCGTGACGGTCCCTGGGATCAACAAGCTCTTCGTGCTTGATCATTCGCGAACGCAGGATTTCGCCAGGCTTCGCGTTGGCAGAAACCATGACCGCCTGGTTTTCTTCTCTGTCCTTGACGGCGTGGAAGATGACGTTCTCCTGCAAGACCTTGTCATCTCTGAAGGCATTGTCTCGCGAATCGAAGACGTGTACTCGACGGAAGCGCATGTCCCGCAAGAAATCGTGCCGGAATGGCTCGAAGTAGGGACCGTTGCAAAAACTCCTCGGCGTAATCGCGACCATCTCCCCGTCCGGGACGAGGAGGCGGGCCGCAACAGCGACAAACCCCGGGGACAGGTTGGTCGTTTCCAGCCCGAGTGAACGGAGGATCGAGCGTTCCTTGGAGTCGGTGCGGATCTTTCGATAGGGCGGATTGAGAATTGCGCAGTCGAAACGCTCCTGCTCGCCCGTTCCAAAAAGATCCCCACCCAGTCCGATGGCGCCCGCTTCCAGGAAGTCCTGGTCGACTACGCGTGCCTGAAACGAGATCCCCGCGTCCGCACACGCACGTCGACAGCGGTCCAAGGTCTCGCGGAGAAAGGTAACGAGAATAGGATCGACCTCGTACGCCGTGACGGCGAGGAAAGCTGGACGCTTGGGGCGCCCGCAGAGGGTCAGCACCAACGCGGCGCACAGCGATCCGGCTCCGGCGCCTGGATCAAGAAGGCGGACCGTGGGCTTCCCGCATTCGAACATTCCGGCCATGAACGCCGCGATTGGGATGGGCGTCAGGAATTGCCCCATCTGGGCACGGCGTCGGGGATCTAGGCGGGCAGACGCGTCCTTGCGGGCGTCATCAAGCGCCGGCAGCAGTTCCTCCACGGCAGCGGTCGCAGCCTCCAGGGTCCGTCCTTTCTCCACGTTGGTGGTTTCTATCACTGCGAGAATCCCATCGTTGTCCCGCTAGCGCTCGCGCTCATCGGCGGGGTCGCGCGGCACGGCCCTTGCCCTGCATGGGCTGTGACGTGCGAGTCCGGCCGCTGGAGCGCGTGGTTAGATCGCCTGCGAACTTGCCCTGGGATCGGTCACCATGCGTGATGGCAGCCTCCGCGAGGCCTGATCGCTCTGCCAACTCGGAGTTGGCGCGTGCCCAACGCCGGACCCACGTCTCGAGACCTAGGGACGAGAAGTACTGCCAGGCGAGGTCTGGCCGGAATGAGCGAAGGTACCCCATCTCGGTTTCCATGGCTCGGTACTGCGGGATTCTAGCCGCGACTGCAGCCGCCTTCAGTGACCAGCCTCGTTTATCTCGCGCCTCCTGGCAGCGAGCCGTGATCGCGTGCCAGCGAATTCGGTCCTGGAACGTCTCGGCCGTCCGTCCGACGAACACATGAGGGAACTCGGTCACCAGCAGGCTGCGCAGCTGCCCCGCTAAAAGTTCGACTTCGGCATCGTTCAGGATGCTACCTTGGTTCCTCCGAAGCTTGCGCGTCACCTGCTTCACGGGGTCCATTCTCGCTCCATCCGTCGATCCAACGGCTCGGCTTTGAGCTGCCGGCCGCCGTGTACCCCCGAGTGTCGACCGCCGGACGCCGCTTTGTCAAGGACGCGGCCGGCGGCTGGAAGGCGTGACACGCCTCCGAACGCGGCCGGCGGCTGGAAGGCGTGGCACGCCTCCGAACGCGGCCGGTTCCCTCCAATGCCTTCCTATGCCGCCCGCCAATGTTCGCCGAGGAGGAGAACGAAGGCGACGAGAACCAGCGGGACAGCAGCGTGGATCGCCACCCCGATCAGGAGACCAGCGCGAAAGTCGCGCTTGGAGAGCGATCGCCGTCCGCGGACCAGCGCTGCGACACCGAGCAGGAGCCAGAGCAGGAGGGCGGAAACGAGACCGGGCGAGTAGCTGGCGCTGAGGAGAGTGCCGCCGATATGAAGCGCCGCATTGATGGCAAGGATCGTGGCCAACGCCACGACCAGCAGCGCTCGGGTCGGACGCCGGAGAACAAGGAAGACGGCGATGGTCATGAGTGCCCAGAAGAGCGCGTTGGCGCCAAGGAACGCTCCATCGGGGATTGCGAGACGTGTCAGCTCTGCCGTGCGCGCGGGGAAGCCGCCCCAGTACTCCTCCGCGATATAAGCCAGGTAGGTCGCAGGGAAGAGGACGACCCACGGGCCGACGAAAGGCTTCGGGGTCGAGCGAGAATCCCTGGTCGTAGGTTTCCCCCCGTGCGGCATAACGCTCAGCATCAGCGGCGGCGCGTAGCGCCGGCCGCTGCATGCTGTTGTTAGGCGGCAAGGCAAGTGGCGATCGGCGACCTGCAGACGCCGACCCGTGGGCCCGGTTCATGGCAGCGACCTCGACGGTGTGGTGTGGTCGAAGAAAACCAGCGCGTCGTAGCAAGACCCCACAGGGATCGGCTCCGGGATCACCTGCGACGCGTAGCTGCGCATCGGCAGGGGCTGTGCGAGCCACGCCGATGCCCCCGGATCCGCCGCGGCGCTCCGCAGATCCAGGATGAACCGCGGAATGCCGATCGAGTGGCACGCCCATTCCAGGCTGCCCGGCTTGGACGGCTCCGCGACCGACTCGCCGGGAGGCACTCGCTGATTGACCGGGTTGAAGCCGCCCTCGTGGAAAGCGAAGGCGACGACGACGAAGTCGCCGCCATATCGGCTGGCGAGACTCGAGCCGATGGAAAGGCGCCTGGCCAGCCGCAAGTTGTCCGCCCACAGGATCATCTTGGACCCGGGCGGCGCCTGGTCCAACTCGCGGGCGATGTTCGCCGCCATGATGTCCTCTCGCGCGCCGCCCTGCCCGGCGTTCACTTCGGACATCTGGGCGATGGTACGCGCGTTCACGATGGCTCGGTCCACGTCAGAGGGCGCCGAAGAAGAGACGAGCCGGTCTCGCACGGCCTCCAGATGTTCCAGAACGCGTGTCGCGGCCGCGCTCGCCTCGGACCAAGTCGCTGTGGCGGCGGGCGCGTCTGGCTCGACCCTGCGGATGCACAGGCTGTACTCGCCCGCGAACACCGTGGTCGAGTCCAGATCGATCGCGTAGGGGCGTCCTTTCACCCCGACGTTGCTGAACCCCACCGGCCGATCGGTGCGCTCCATTGTCAGGTCGAGGTCCTCGTTCCCGGCGAAGGGCTCTCCGTCGATCTCGATGGCCAGCGAGTCGAACCAGGCCGTGCCACCCCCTGCCAGCATGCAGCCGAAGCGGATGAACGAGATGCTGTCGGGTATCTCGAGGGTGAAGTCGTAGGGCGCCCACGGCGTGCTGCCGCTGACATCCTGAGTGCCTCCCCCGACGACACTCTTGCGACTCGCGTCGCCGCGCATCCAGAGCGTTGCAGAGCCGTCGCGCACGTTCTCGGTGCGGATCCAGCAACTGAAACGGACCTGGTGTCCGGCCGCCACCGATGCGGGGAAAGAAGCAGTGGAAGAGGTGAACCGTGATTCCTCCCGTGGGGCCGACGCCACGAGTTGGTAGGCATTCGTGACCGAGTCCAGGTAGGAAGGCTCGGCGCGAGCGATGAAGCGCGTCACGGCAACCGCCGCTGAGTCGCTGGAGCCTAGCATGTCGAAGCCGAGGAACTCGAGGCGTCCCCGGCCCGACCGGTTGAAGTCCCGCGCCCACTCGACGAAGTCTAGGAACTCCTGCGTGTTCTTCGGGCGCCGGACCCGTTTGAGCAGCGCCTTCGGGTCGCCCTGACCGGTGAGGACGTATTCGTTCAGGCCGTTGACATCGGACATCTGCTCCTCGAAGCCGACGAGCGTGACTGCCGAAGGGGAGGCCAGGTACTGGATGATGCGGCGCTTCATCTGGAAAAACTCGTGCGTACCGCTCGAGACCTCGCCCAGAGCCACGAGGCGCGCCTCGCCGACGATGGCGCGCAGGGGTGCAAGGTCGCGATCGGAGCCACCCGGCTCGCAGGTGCCGAAGGGCCGCGCACTCTTCCGGAGCCACTCGACCGGAGGGCGATCGACAGGCGGCGGAGCGGCGCCGCAGGTCATGAGAGTGGCGAGGACCAGGCCCACGACACTTCCCCGCAACCGGAGCGGTTTAGGGCGCACGCCGCAACCTCCAGTGACGAGGAATGGGACTCCAGGCCGGTCAGGGGGTTCTACACTGCTGACACGCCGGCATACCGACCGGAAGCGGATCACGATGACTGTCTCACCATGGTCTGCATGCCTCGTCGCCCTCCCGTGGGGGTCGCTGACCTTCGCTGTACACCCGTCGCCTGACGTTCAAGCTCAGCGGCGCGGCTTGCCCGCGTCCGCTGGAGCGCCTTGTTGGGTCGCGTTTCTCCTTCCGCCAAGACGCTCGATGCCCTTTGTCACTGCCCATGCAGCCGTGGCGAGCAGGATCGAATAGATAGGCGAGAACAGGAATACCAAACCGGATGTGGAGGACCCTGTCTGTGTCCCGCCCCAGTCGAAGACCCATGCGGCATGTGTCAAGGCAACCGAGAGCGTCGTGATGCCGGCAAAAGTGGTGGCACTCAGCGATGGCCGCACATCACCTGACCTTACAATCGCCAGTATCGCCAGCACCAACGGCAACAGGTTCCAGAATGCGAGCCAGTAGAGTCCTTCAGCATAGACCACCAACAGGCCGGTGCCAGCAATAAGCACTACGCATACGATTCGAATCATGGACGGTTTGCCCCGCTGCGTTTCCGTTCGGCCCACAACAAGATGTCACGCCGGTCCTGCTTGGCCAGGTCAATCAGGCGCTTCAATTCCTCAATGTCGCCTCCGCTCAGATCAACTGCCGCGAGGTGAATGCGTTCCTGCTCTCTTTCGTGAGCCTCCGTCCCGTTGCGTGCCAGGATTGCTCGGGCTTCTTGCGACCGGCCGGGAAACGCTCGTTCAATCATTCCCGACAGCGCATCCGTTCCCATATCAATTCACCGCCGGGAAACAAACCGATCGACCGCGTAGCCGGCCAGCAGCGGCGACCCGAAGGAGATCGCGATGAGCACCAGTCGGTCGAGCCACACCGATACATACGGCAATGGCCGGGCATGGCCGATTAGCGTGACGCCGATGAGGAAGGCCGGTGGCAGACAAATGAGGAATGCCAGTGCGGCAAACAGCCATGACCGTAGGCGCCTTGCCATCATCACACCCAACCCAAGAGGAAGCTCATCACCGAGTCCAGACTCGCGGCGAGTTTTTGTCGCGGCGGCAATCCCTTGCGGAAATGGTGGTTGAACACGGGTACGCCAATCAACAACAGAAATAATGCCTCGAGGACGAGCAATACGGTTCCCTGCGTTGCCCAGTCCTCGAACCAGGGGTTAAACACACAAAACAGCGCGAGGGCATTGACCAGCGCGACCACGAGAAAGATGCCCTGCCTCACGCTTTATCCCCTCCCTTTCGTCGCAGCGACCACCAGGCGGTGAAAAGCGTACCGAGCGGTGCCGGGACTGTTGCATATAGCAAGGCGGCAGCAAGCGCCCACGGCCAGTACTGCCCTTGATGATCCTGCGCCGGATCGTAGTCTAGGTACATGGTCGCCAATGAACCCGCGAGTAACAAAAAGAACCACGCCAGCCCATGAATCGCCAGACGCCATAGCGTGGTGGAGAGCGGCACCGAGGACGACACCCGCAGCAGCCCCCGCCAGCGGTGCAGCATCCAGACGGCGACAGCCACCAGCAACACAAGCGGCAGCCACAATGCCGCCTGCTCGAAGAGATGATGGAGCGTCCCGCCCTCGGGGTAGGGATTCATTGACAGCAGGCTGGCGTTGACCACCATGAGCGGCACGAAAGCCGTCCAGGCCAGAGCCCAGGGGAACAGCCCCCGCAAGGTCTGCTCGCGCACGAAGGTGCGCCCATGAGCATGGCTTATCATTCATCACCTCGGCTTCCGCGATGGTATCCCCATCGCGTACGCTCCCATCCGTACTTGTGGCGTGAGTGCAGG
This genomic window contains:
- a CDS encoding erythromycin esterase family protein, whose amino-acid sequence is MGLVLATLMTCGAAPPPVDRPPVEWLRKSARPFGTCEPGGSDRDLAPLRAIVGEARLVALGEVSSGTHEFFQMKRRIIQYLASPSAVTLVGFEEQMSDVNGLNEYVLTGQGDPKALLKRVRRPKNTQEFLDFVEWARDFNRSGRGRLEFLGFDMLGSSDSAAVAVTRFIARAEPSYLDSVTNAYQLVASAPREESRFTSSTASFPASVAAGHQVRFSCWIRTENVRDGSATLWMRGDASRKSVVGGGTQDVSGSTPWAPYDFTLEIPDSISFIRFGCMLAGGGTAWFDSLAIEIDGEPFAGNEDLDLTMERTDRPVGFSNVGVKGRPYAIDLDSTTVFAGEYSLCIRRVEPDAPAATATWSEASAAATRVLEHLEAVRDRLVSSSAPSDVDRAIVNARTIAQMSEVNAGQGGAREDIMAANIARELDQAPPGSKMILWADNLRLARRLSIGSSLASRYGGDFVVVAFAFHEGGFNPVNQRVPPGESVAEPSKPGSLEWACHSIGIPRFILDLRSAAADPGASAWLAQPLPMRSYASQVIPEPIPVGSCYDALVFFDHTTPSRSLP
- a CDS encoding SAM-dependent methyltransferase encodes the protein MEELLPALDDARKDASARLDPRRRAQMGQFLTPIPIAAFMAGMFECGKPTVRLLDPGAGAGSLCAALVLTLCGRPKRPAFLAVTAYEVDPILVTFLRETLDRCRRACADAGISFQARVVDQDFLEAGAIGLGGDLFGTGEQERFDCAILNPPYRKIRTDSKERSILRSLGLETTNLSPGFVAVAARLLVPDGEMVAITPRSFCNGPYFEPFRHDFLRDMRFRRVHVFDSRDNAFRDDKVLQENVIFHAVKDREENQAVMVSANAKPGEILRSRMIKHEELVDPRDRHAVIHVVPETAGKATRDQISSLGGALLDLGLTVSTGRVVDFRARDLLRAHAGRNTVPLVYPCHFKQGFVEWPNGRTRKPNALALGPSAEELLVPRGHYVLTKRFSSKEERRRIVAAVYDPTRVTASQVAFENHLNYFHERGSGLTASLAKGLAAYLNSSLVDAFFRQFSGHTQVNASDLRSLPYPQRAGLIALGRRIGSAFPSQEELDRLIDEVLFHG
- a CDS encoding HXXEE domain-containing protein: MLSVMPHGGKPTTRDSRSTPKPFVGPWVVLFPATYLAYIAEEYWGGFPARTAELTRLAIPDGAFLGANALFWALMTIAVFLVLRRPTRALLVVALATILAINAALHIGGTLLSASYSPGLVSALLLWLLLGVAALVRGRRSLSKRDFRAGLLIGVAIHAAVPLVLVAFVLLLGEHWRAA
- a CDS encoding restriction endonuclease — translated: MAKRPANRRGAAAKRIDQGLKILASLNVPKEQQNERSALVLLALLGMTPSKSWGAAADPMLGITEMMNVFRDQFGKEYAPNTRETVRRFTVHQFVQMGLVVANPDDPRRPVNSPANRYQIAPTLLRLARTFGSRAWAESLTAYVAAADALGRLQPRERDMALVAVRLPNGKKVPLTAGGQNELVQRIIEGFCPRFTPGGVVVYLGDTGQRQRHVEVGYLEDLGVEIDEHGKMPDVVVHLRDKDWLVLIEAVTSHGPIGVKRHNELKVVFGSARSGLVFVTAFLTRRAMTKYLNAIAWETEVWVADAPSHIIHFNGERFLGPYE